A window of Paremcibacter congregatus contains these coding sequences:
- a CDS encoding TRAP transporter substrate-binding protein, which yields MKRRTFLTTSAAALGGAAASAELSAPLYAKGKRRLKMVTTWPKRFPGLGTRAEQLAEDIETATDGRIKIKVYAANELVPALGVFDAVSAGKADIYHGADYYWQGKHQAFAFFAAVPFGLNAMEMSQWINFGGGQELWDELAGGFNLKSLICCTTGVQMGGWYKKEINSLADFKGLRIRIPGLGGEVLKRLGATPVTKAGGEIFLALSQGNIDASEWVGPWNDMAFGFQNITKHYYTSAFHEPGPAIAAGFNLEVWNSFSKADQALISAIAGDNYQKSLAEYNARNAQSMQVLVEKHGVELKTFSEEIMLALIKTSDEVMQELAQTDDMTRHIYNSYMDTRRAAMAWSKVADEPYLISRRLYENFGKRL from the coding sequence ATGAAGCGTCGTACTTTTCTCACCACTTCCGCCGCTGCACTAGGTGGCGCTGCCGCGAGTGCTGAACTCTCTGCACCACTATATGCCAAGGGCAAGCGACGTCTTAAAATGGTCACAACCTGGCCCAAACGTTTTCCGGGGCTCGGCACCCGCGCCGAACAACTGGCTGAAGACATTGAAACAGCCACCGATGGCCGCATCAAGATCAAGGTCTATGCCGCCAACGAACTGGTTCCCGCGCTCGGCGTATTCGATGCCGTCAGTGCCGGAAAGGCCGATATCTATCATGGCGCCGATTATTACTGGCAAGGAAAGCATCAGGCCTTCGCCTTTTTCGCGGCGGTGCCTTTCGGCCTGAATGCCATGGAAATGTCCCAATGGATTAATTTTGGCGGCGGTCAGGAATTATGGGATGAGCTCGCCGGAGGATTCAATCTCAAATCCCTGATCTGCTGCACCACTGGTGTCCAGATGGGTGGATGGTATAAAAAAGAAATCAACAGCCTCGCCGACTTCAAAGGCCTGCGCATCCGCATCCCAGGACTGGGGGGTGAAGTACTCAAACGTCTGGGCGCAACCCCCGTCACCAAGGCCGGTGGCGAGATATTCCTTGCGCTAAGTCAGGGAAACATTGATGCGTCAGAATGGGTAGGGCCCTGGAATGACATGGCGTTCGGTTTCCAGAACATCACTAAGCATTATTACACGTCGGCTTTTCATGAACCGGGCCCCGCAATTGCGGCCGGCTTTAACCTGGAGGTCTGGAACAGTTTCAGTAAAGCCGATCAGGCATTGATCAGCGCAATTGCCGGGGACAATTACCAAAAATCCCTTGCCGAATATAACGCCCGCAACGCCCAGTCCATGCAGGTTCTGGTGGAAAAACACGGGGTCGAGCTTAAAACATTTTCTGAAGAAATCATGTTAGCTTTGATCAAAACTTCTGATGAGGTCATGCAGGAACTCGCCCAGACAGATGATATGACCCGCCATATTTACAACAGTTATATGGATACCCGCCGCGCCGCGATGGCCTGGAGCAAGGTTGCTGACGAACCTTATCTCATATCACGCCGCCTGTATGAAAACTTTGGTAAGAGACTGTGA
- the parC gene encoding DNA topoisomerase IV subunit A — protein MSDISVNDDNVLDVALSDTLGDRYLSYALSTIMSRSLPDVRDGLKPVHRRLLFAMRHLKLNPETGFKKCARVVGDVIGKYHPHGDQSVYDAMVRLAQEFAVRYPLVDGQGNFGNIDGDNAAAMRYTEARMTAIATALMEGLDQDAVDFRETYDGEEEEPIVMPANFPNLLANGATGIAVGMATSIPPHNVGEICNALLHLIKFPNATIEKIVTFINGPDFPTGGTIVEPRESIIRSYETGRGSFRLRAKWEVEDTGRGMYQIVITEIPYQVQKSKLIERIADLMYQKKLPLLADILDESSEDIRIVVEPKSRTVEPEVLMESLFRLTDLETRASLNMNVLEGGKLPRVMSLREVLQAFLDHRQDVLVRRSKYRLGKIEHRLEVLGGYLIAYLNLDEVIRIIREEDAVKKCLMDTFSLTEVQAESILNMRLRSLRKLEEMEIKTEYEALEAEKAGLLELLASEDLRWTHISDEIKDIRKKFGAKTELGARRTLFADAPVVDMIPVEAMIEKEPITVICSHKGWVRGMKGHVAIDDKIKYKDGDKPKFGFTAYTTDKMILVASNGRFYTLGCDKLPGGRGHGEPVRLMIDLPNEEEIIGLFVHQPGKKIMVVSERGRGFMLDADNVIASTKNGKQVMNVEDGKNKVAVCRIIEDEDDHVAIIGTSRKMLIFPIDQMPQMNRGRGPILQKYNEAQLGDIISFKAEEGLSWPMKGGKTRTETDLTAWLGRRGSVGRMPPHGFPTTNRFS, from the coding sequence GACCGTTACCTTTCCTATGCTTTATCCACCATCATGTCCCGGTCGCTGCCGGATGTGCGCGACGGCTTGAAACCGGTGCATCGGCGATTGCTGTTTGCCATGCGCCATCTGAAGCTTAACCCCGAGACGGGCTTTAAAAAATGCGCCCGCGTGGTTGGCGATGTGATCGGTAAATATCACCCCCACGGCGACCAGTCGGTCTATGACGCGATGGTGCGTCTGGCTCAGGAATTTGCCGTGCGTTATCCCCTTGTGGATGGTCAGGGCAACTTCGGCAACATCGACGGCGATAATGCGGCGGCCATGCGCTATACCGAAGCGCGGATGACAGCCATCGCCACGGCGCTGATGGAAGGGCTGGATCAGGACGCGGTCGACTTCCGAGAAACTTATGACGGGGAAGAAGAAGAACCGATCGTGATGCCGGCCAATTTCCCCAATTTGTTGGCCAATGGCGCCACCGGGATTGCGGTTGGCATGGCGACCAGCATTCCCCCCCATAACGTCGGGGAAATCTGTAATGCGCTATTGCATCTGATTAAGTTCCCCAATGCGACGATTGAAAAGATTGTCACCTTTATTAACGGACCAGATTTTCCCACCGGCGGCACCATTGTCGAACCGCGGGAAAGCATTATCCGTTCTTATGAAACGGGTCGTGGCAGTTTCCGTCTGCGCGCCAAATGGGAAGTGGAAGACACCGGTCGCGGCATGTATCAGATCGTGATTACTGAAATCCCCTATCAGGTGCAGAAATCGAAACTGATCGAACGCATTGCCGATCTGATGTATCAGAAAAAACTGCCGCTTCTTGCCGATATCCTGGATGAATCCAGTGAAGATATCCGCATTGTCGTTGAGCCGAAATCGCGTACCGTGGAACCGGAAGTCCTGATGGAAAGTCTGTTCCGGCTTACTGACCTGGAAACCCGCGCATCACTGAACATGAATGTGCTGGAAGGCGGCAAACTCCCCAGGGTGATGAGCCTGCGCGAGGTTTTGCAGGCATTCCTAGATCATCGGCAGGACGTGTTGGTGCGGCGCTCTAAATATCGTCTGGGCAAGATTGAACATCGTTTGGAAGTATTGGGCGGCTATCTGATCGCCTATCTTAATCTGGACGAGGTTATTCGCATCATCCGCGAAGAGGATGCGGTCAAGAAATGCCTGATGGATACTTTCTCGCTGACCGAAGTTCAGGCGGAGTCCATTCTCAACATGCGCTTGCGGTCTTTACGTAAACTGGAAGAGATGGAAATCAAGACTGAGTATGAGGCTCTTGAGGCTGAAAAGGCGGGACTTCTGGAGCTGCTCGCCAGCGAGGACCTGCGCTGGACCCATATTTCGGACGAGATCAAAGACATTCGCAAAAAATTTGGCGCCAAGACAGAACTTGGAGCGCGCCGAACGCTCTTCGCCGATGCACCGGTGGTTGATATGATCCCGGTAGAGGCCATGATCGAGAAAGAACCCATTACGGTGATCTGTTCTCATAAAGGCTGGGTCCGGGGGATGAAGGGGCATGTGGCGATCGACGACAAGATCAAATATAAAGATGGGGATAAACCGAAATTTGGCTTTACCGCCTATACCACCGACAAAATGATTCTCGTCGCCAGCAATGGCCGTTTTTATACCCTTGGCTGTGACAAATTGCCGGGCGGACGCGGCCATGGTGAACCGGTGCGTCTGATGATTGATTTGCCTAATGAAGAAGAAATCATTGGTCTGTTTGTCCATCAGCCGGGCAAGAAGATCATGGTGGTATCCGAACGCGGGCGCGGCTTTATGCTCGACGCCGACAACGTCATCGCCAGCACCAAGAATGGCAAACAGGTGATGAATGTGGAGGATGGTAAAAATAAAGTTGCCGTCTGTCGTATCATTGAGGATGAAGACGATCATGTGGCCATCATCGGCACTAGCCGTAAGATGCTGATCTTCCCGATTGATCAGATGCCGCAAATGAACCGGGGCCGCGGGCCAATTCTGCAGAAGTATAATGAAGCGCAGCTGGGGGACATTATTTCCTTCAAGGCGGAAGAGGGATTGTCCTGGCCTATGAAGGGTGGAAAAACGCGGACGGAAACCGACCTGACCGCCTGGCTTGGACGTCGCGGGTCTGTGGGTCGTATGCCGCCGCATGGTTTCCCAACGACAAACCGATTTTCCTGA
- a CDS encoding arginyltransferase, which yields MTNQSSQFPRFYVTAPHPCPYLEDRLERKIFTEINEQNPEGLHESLAKVGFRRSQDIAYRPNCENCAECKSVRIPVNAFTPSRTQRRLINLNADLVSDILPNKATQEHYDLLSRYLAVRHAEGGMVNMSYDEYEAMVECSPISTNLIEYRLPATSDAPGKLIAVCLTDSMSDSISMVYSFFDVSPDNKKRSIGTYLVLDHVARAQVTQLSHVYLGYWVKESPKMAYKMKFKPLEVLSTEGWHRATA from the coding sequence GTGACTAACCAATCTTCCCAATTCCCGCGCTTTTATGTGACAGCGCCGCATCCCTGCCCTTATCTGGAAGACAGACTGGAAAGGAAGATTTTCACCGAAATCAACGAACAAAACCCCGAAGGTTTGCACGAATCCCTCGCCAAGGTAGGGTTTCGCCGCAGCCAGGATATCGCCTACAGACCCAATTGCGAAAATTGTGCGGAATGCAAATCCGTGCGCATCCCCGTCAATGCCTTTACCCCGAGCCGGACTCAACGACGCCTGATCAATCTCAATGCAGATCTTGTGTCTGACATTCTGCCCAACAAGGCTACCCAGGAACATTATGATCTGCTCAGCCGCTATCTCGCGGTGCGCCACGCCGAAGGCGGCATGGTAAACATGAGCTATGACGAGTATGAGGCCATGGTTGAATGCAGCCCCATATCCACCAACTTGATCGAATATCGCCTGCCCGCAACTTCCGACGCCCCCGGCAAGCTTATAGCCGTGTGCCTGACCGATTCCATGAGTGACAGCATATCGATGGTGTACAGCTTTTTTGACGTCAGTCCTGATAACAAAAAACGCAGCATCGGCACCTATCTGGTGCTTGATCATGTGGCCAGGGCACAGGTAACGCAACTGTCCCATGTTTATCTGGGCTATTGGGTCAAGGAGAGTCCTAAGATGGCCTATAAGATGAAATTCAAACCCCTTGAAGTTCTCAGCACCGAAGGCTGGCACCGCGCCACAGCGTGA
- a CDS encoding GNAT family N-acetyltransferase, whose protein sequence is MINIIAPPKSLRLGERVKVMAPSRAMQAVFLDFLKRNVDYHQPWVYHSADPQYFDHYLARIKRGVTQGCLIFDRNTGHLIGVVNLNNIMLGVIRSASLGYYADEAYAGQGYMREGMQLVLDYAVEQLGLHRFEANIQPDNIPSIKLVEKLGFRKEGFSPKYLQIGGKWRDHERWAILDEEILQWRQNE, encoded by the coding sequence ATGATAAACATCATCGCCCCGCCTAAATCATTGCGGTTGGGGGAACGGGTTAAAGTGATGGCGCCTTCGCGGGCGATGCAGGCTGTTTTTCTCGACTTCTTAAAGCGCAACGTGGATTATCATCAGCCTTGGGTATATCATTCCGCCGATCCGCAGTATTTCGATCATTACCTTGCCCGTATCAAACGCGGCGTGACCCAGGGGTGTCTCATCTTTGACCGCAACACAGGCCACCTGATCGGGGTGGTGAACCTCAATAATATCATGCTCGGGGTGATCCGCTCGGCAAGTCTTGGCTATTATGCAGACGAAGCCTATGCCGGGCAGGGTTACATGCGGGAAGGTATGCAGCTTGTGCTGGACTATGCCGTTGAACAGCTCGGGCTGCACCGGTTTGAAGCCAATATCCAGCCAGACAACATTCCATCAATCAAACTGGTGGAAAAACTAGGATTTCGCAAGGAGGGCTTCAGCCCGAAATACCTCCAGATCGGCGGTAAATGGCGCGATCACGAACGCTGGGCTATTCTGGATGAAGAGATTTTACAATGGAGACAGAACGAATGA
- a CDS encoding helix-turn-helix transcriptional regulator, with the protein MAEPKIFNNIKILRFEAGGISQAELAKRVGVTRQTILALEAHKYSPSLELAFKIAAAFDVPLNEVFQYGVLEDD; encoded by the coding sequence ATGGCGGAGCCTAAAATTTTCAATAATATCAAAATCTTGCGCTTTGAAGCTGGCGGCATCAGTCAGGCGGAGCTCGCCAAACGGGTGGGCGTCACGCGTCAGACCATTCTGGCGTTGGAAGCGCATAAATATTCACCGTCCCTGGAGCTCGCCTTCAAAATCGCCGCGGCATTTGACGTGCCGCTGAATGAGGTCTTTCAATATGGCGTATTGGAAGACGATTGA
- a CDS encoding TRAP transporter large permease: MDLNIVLCLLMFVSVVVFLMSGFPVAFTLGGVALVYVSVGVYFDEIDADFIGLIPERIFGTMTNDVLLAVPLFVFMGVMLERSRIAEDLLDSMGKLMGRMPGGLGISVTIVGALLAASTGIVGATVVTMGLLSLPTMLKRGYNPALACGAIAASGTLGQIIPPSIVLVLLGDQLSSAWQTAQLEMGNYAPDPLSVGDLFAGALLPGLGLVLLYILYQVGVAFFKPHYAPPLPHQAAEDRVSTVKLLAAFLPPILLIIAVLGSIISGIATPTEAAAVGAVGAILMAGYKLDPENATAIICSSLALAGLIIITNLFDLRMGRADINPLDYIGMGAAVLLTGAVVWGVFTGIRRAYGHEVLPLVMQSTTRISAMIFMILIGAAMFSLVFKGFEGDEYIHEFLTNLPGGKLSALILVMLVMFVLGFFLDFIEITFVVVPIVAPVLLLMDIHPIWLGIMMAMNLQTSFLTPPFGFALFYLRGVAPEEVSTMQIYKGALPYVMIQVIMLVILWHIPEMTTWLPQVIFG; encoded by the coding sequence ATGGATCTTAATATTGTCCTGTGCCTGTTGATGTTTGTTTCTGTTGTTGTCTTTCTGATGAGCGGCTTTCCCGTCGCTTTTACCCTGGGCGGCGTGGCGTTAGTTTATGTCTCTGTCGGGGTTTACTTCGACGAGATCGACGCCGATTTTATTGGCCTGATCCCGGAACGTATTTTCGGCACAATGACCAACGATGTGCTGCTTGCCGTTCCTCTGTTCGTCTTTATGGGGGTAATGCTGGAACGCTCAAGAATAGCCGAAGACCTTCTTGACAGTATGGGTAAACTGATGGGCCGCATGCCGGGCGGCCTCGGCATATCGGTTACGATTGTCGGCGCATTGCTCGCCGCCTCAACTGGCATCGTCGGCGCAACCGTCGTCACCATGGGGCTGCTCAGCCTGCCCACAATGCTCAAGCGCGGCTACAATCCCGCTCTGGCGTGCGGCGCCATTGCGGCCTCCGGCACTCTGGGACAGATCATTCCGCCATCGATCGTCTTGGTATTACTCGGTGATCAGCTATCTTCCGCCTGGCAGACGGCGCAACTTGAAATGGGTAATTATGCCCCTGATCCCCTGTCGGTCGGCGACCTGTTCGCAGGCGCACTGCTGCCGGGCCTTGGTCTGGTTCTGCTCTATATACTGTATCAGGTCGGTGTCGCTTTCTTCAAACCTCACTACGCCCCTCCCTTGCCTCATCAGGCGGCAGAAGACAGGGTATCAACCGTAAAACTTCTCGCGGCGTTTCTGCCGCCCATTCTCCTGATCATCGCCGTTCTCGGTTCCATCATCAGCGGCATTGCCACCCCGACCGAGGCCGCCGCTGTCGGCGCCGTCGGGGCAATACTGATGGCCGGTTACAAACTTGATCCGGAAAATGCAACAGCGATCATCTGCAGCAGCTTGGCTCTGGCCGGACTGATCATCATCACCAATCTGTTTGATCTGCGGATGGGACGGGCGGACATAAATCCTCTGGATTATATCGGCATGGGGGCGGCGGTATTACTGACGGGGGCTGTTGTCTGGGGCGTATTTACCGGAATCCGGCGGGCCTATGGCCATGAAGTTTTACCTCTGGTGATGCAATCCACCACCCGGATTTCAGCCATGATCTTTATGATCCTGATTGGCGCCGCTATGTTTTCTCTGGTGTTTAAAGGATTCGAAGGGGATGAATATATCCATGAGTTCCTTACCAATCTGCCCGGCGGCAAGCTCAGCGCCCTTATACTGGTCATGCTTGTTATGTTTGTGCTTGGTTTCTTCCTCGACTTTATCGAGATCACCTTCGTGGTGGTGCCGATCGTCGCCCCTGTTTTACTGTTGATGGATATTCATCCAATCTGGCTGGGCATTATGATGGCGATGAATCTGCAGACCAGCTTTCTTACCCCGCCGTTCGGCTTTGCTCTCTTTTACCTGCGGGGCGTGGCCCCCGAAGAAGTCAGTACGATGCAGATTTACAAAGGCGCGCTGCCTTATGTGATGATCCAAGTGATCATGCTGGTCATTCTGTGGCATATTCCGGAAATGACCACCTGGCTGCCACAGGTAATTTTTGGATAA
- a CDS encoding TRAP transporter small permease subunit — MIISFLQKLARALDSFSEATGRIISWLTLCLVVMQFAIVIGHYIFHVGEIFLQESLLYMHSMIFLGAAAYTLRHNGHVRVDVFYCHFGEKTKAWVNLLGTLFFLLPVAGFIGWMAWPYVMDSWQSLEGSIESSGIQAVYLLKSMILFFAVTVLLQGFSLLLHSVLTLCDAEHLSEEKPETL, encoded by the coding sequence GTGATCATCTCCTTTCTTCAAAAACTTGCCAGAGCCCTCGACAGTTTTAGTGAGGCAACCGGCCGGATTATCAGTTGGCTCACCTTGTGTCTTGTTGTCATGCAATTTGCAATCGTTATCGGCCATTACATCTTTCATGTCGGGGAAATTTTCCTGCAGGAAAGCCTGCTATATATGCACAGCATGATTTTTCTTGGCGCCGCCGCCTATACACTGCGCCATAACGGTCATGTGAGGGTCGATGTTTTCTACTGCCACTTTGGTGAAAAGACCAAAGCCTGGGTCAATCTACTCGGCACGCTTTTCTTTCTGTTGCCGGTGGCCGGCTTTATCGGCTGGATGGCCTGGCCGTATGTCATGGATTCATGGCAAAGCCTGGAAGGGTCCATCGAAAGCAGCGGCATTCAGGCTGTCTATCTGCTGAAAAGCATGATCCTGTTCTTTGCCGTCACAGTTCTGCTTCAGGGGTTCTCGCTGTTACTGCATTCGGTGCTGACCTTATGCGACGCCGAACATCTCAGTGAAGAAAAGCCGGAGACTCTATGA